From the Clavibacter phaseoli genome, one window contains:
- a CDS encoding DUF58 domain-containing protein codes for MSAVGTRGAAADPDPAAVMPAAVAPVPEPGAAPSSEAVPPRSALARLVAVVTPLGRVVALAAVVAGAVGYALGWRELVAVAWTGAALWAIALLHLVGSSGVEVSLRLPRDRVVAGERAPATVAVRNPLRRRAVGLTVEVPVGSGLAEVHVPSLAHGHTHEDVFVVPTSRRGVIALGPARIVRGDPIGLVRRESAEAAATRLLVHPRTLAMPSTSTGFVRDLEGRATRDLTDSDVSFQSLREYVPGDPVRHIHWRSTAKTGVHMVRRFEETRRSHIMVALSLHAGDYGDGDPGPDAAGAAGGAGAVPAGGTTVAAGSAAGALAGSTADAEFELAVSVVGSLGARAIVDARTVQVVASADRAAGRARARRLPTVPTLPGLARTAARSGGPGSRSARLRRLATVTRDRLLDDLSEIGASDRAASLVELARAAADEVAGVSVVFLVCGTGASPAAIRAAAVGFPPGVQVVAVVCDPEVEPGLRRLGDLSVLTIGYLEDLRGALQRSAT; via the coding sequence ATGAGCGCGGTCGGGACGCGCGGCGCGGCCGCCGACCCGGATCCCGCCGCCGTCATGCCCGCTGCCGTCGCCCCCGTCCCCGAGCCCGGCGCCGCGCCGTCGTCCGAGGCCGTCCCGCCCCGCAGCGCGCTCGCGCGCCTCGTCGCGGTCGTCACGCCGCTCGGCCGCGTCGTCGCGCTGGCCGCGGTCGTGGCGGGCGCCGTCGGCTACGCGCTCGGCTGGCGCGAGCTCGTCGCGGTCGCGTGGACGGGCGCCGCCCTATGGGCCATCGCGCTGCTGCACCTCGTCGGGTCGTCGGGCGTCGAGGTGTCCCTGCGCCTGCCGCGCGACCGCGTGGTGGCGGGGGAGCGCGCGCCCGCGACCGTCGCCGTCCGCAACCCGCTGCGCCGCCGGGCCGTGGGGCTCACGGTGGAGGTGCCGGTCGGATCCGGGCTCGCCGAGGTCCACGTGCCCTCCCTCGCGCACGGCCACACCCACGAGGACGTGTTCGTCGTGCCGACCTCGCGCCGCGGCGTGATCGCCTTGGGGCCCGCGCGCATCGTCCGCGGCGACCCGATCGGGCTGGTGCGCCGCGAGTCCGCCGAGGCCGCAGCGACGAGGCTGCTCGTGCACCCGCGCACGCTCGCGATGCCAAGCACGAGCACGGGCTTCGTCCGCGACCTCGAGGGCCGCGCCACGCGCGACCTCACCGACAGCGACGTGTCCTTCCAGTCGCTCCGCGAGTACGTGCCCGGCGACCCGGTGCGGCACATCCATTGGCGCTCGACCGCGAAGACCGGCGTGCACATGGTGCGGCGGTTCGAGGAGACCCGGCGGAGCCACATCATGGTCGCGCTGTCGCTGCACGCGGGGGACTACGGGGACGGGGATCCCGGCCCGGACGCGGCGGGGGCGGCGGGCGGCGCCGGGGCCGTCCCCGCGGGCGGCACCACGGTGGCGGCCGGATCCGCGGCGGGCGCGCTCGCCGGATCCACCGCCGACGCCGAGTTCGAGCTGGCGGTGAGCGTCGTCGGATCCCTGGGCGCGCGCGCCATCGTCGACGCCCGCACCGTGCAGGTCGTCGCGAGCGCCGACCGCGCCGCCGGCCGCGCCCGGGCCCGCCGCCTGCCGACCGTGCCCACGCTGCCCGGCCTCGCCCGCACCGCCGCGCGCTCGGGCGGGCCGGGATCCCGCTCCGCGCGCCTCCGCCGCCTCGCGACTGTCACGCGCGACCGCCTCCTCGACGACCTCTCCGAGATCGGGGCCTCCGACCGCGCGGCGTCGCTCGTCGAGCTGGCCCGGGCCGCCGCCGACGAGGTCGCGGGCGTCTCGGTCGTGTTCCTCGTCTGCGGCACGGGGGCATCTCCCGCCGCGATCCGCGCGGCCGCCGTCGGCTTCCCGCCCGGCGTGCAGGTGGTCGCCGTCGTCTGCGACCCCGAGGTCGAGCCCGGCCTCCGCCGCCTCGGCGACCTGTCGGTCCTCACGATCGGCTACCTCGAGGACCTGCGCGGCGCCCTGCAGCGGAGCGCGACGTGA
- the gabT gene encoding 4-aminobutyrate--2-oxoglutarate transaminase — MTDTLDSALVGTPAGSASDSPAASARDARPQVPQERRIVTEIPGPLSRELHERRKRVVPPGVSSLLPVYVSRAHGAIVEDVDGNRFIDLGAGIGVTTVGHTRQEVVDAATAQLGDVIHTLFTVTPYEEYVRVAELLAEHTPGTHEKRTVLVNSGAEAVENGVKIARKHTGRRAVAVLDHGYHGRTNLTMAMNYKASPYGTGFGPFAGDVYHAPSSYPYHDGLSGAEAAARTISYLEKRIGATDLACVVAEPIQGEGGFMVPADGFLPALQEWCTANGVVFIADEIQSGLARTGRFFASEHLGLVPDLVLTAKGIAGGLPLAGVTGRAEIMDSALPGGLGGTFGGNPVAAAAAVAVFEAIETHGLLDEATRIGDHLHRALTELQREHDIIGDVRGIGAMIAIELVQPGTGSTTKEPNADAVAAIAAHCHAHGVIILTAGTYGNVLRFLPSLAISEELLDDALGVIADAFRAL, encoded by the coding sequence ATGACAGACACCCTGGACTCCGCCCTCGTCGGCACTCCTGCCGGCTCCGCCTCCGACTCCCCCGCCGCGTCCGCCCGCGACGCGCGCCCGCAGGTGCCGCAGGAGCGACGCATCGTGACGGAGATCCCGGGCCCGCTCTCGCGCGAGCTGCACGAGCGCCGGAAGCGCGTGGTGCCGCCCGGCGTCTCCTCCCTCCTCCCCGTGTACGTCTCCCGCGCGCACGGCGCGATCGTCGAGGACGTGGACGGCAACCGCTTCATCGACCTGGGCGCCGGCATCGGCGTGACCACCGTCGGCCACACGCGCCAGGAGGTCGTGGACGCCGCGACCGCGCAGCTCGGCGACGTGATCCACACGCTCTTCACGGTGACGCCGTACGAGGAGTACGTGCGCGTGGCGGAGCTGCTCGCGGAGCACACGCCCGGCACGCACGAGAAGCGCACCGTGCTCGTGAACTCCGGCGCGGAGGCCGTGGAGAACGGCGTGAAGATCGCGCGCAAGCACACGGGCCGCCGCGCGGTGGCGGTGCTCGACCACGGCTACCACGGCCGCACGAACCTCACGATGGCGATGAACTACAAGGCGTCGCCCTACGGCACGGGCTTCGGCCCCTTCGCCGGCGACGTCTACCACGCGCCGAGCTCGTACCCGTATCACGACGGCCTCTCGGGCGCCGAGGCCGCGGCCCGCACCATCTCGTACCTCGAGAAGCGCATCGGCGCGACCGACCTCGCGTGCGTCGTCGCGGAGCCCATCCAGGGGGAGGGCGGCTTCATGGTGCCGGCCGACGGGTTCCTGCCCGCGCTGCAGGAGTGGTGCACGGCGAACGGCGTCGTCTTCATCGCGGACGAGATCCAGTCGGGCCTCGCGCGCACCGGCCGCTTCTTCGCGAGCGAGCACCTCGGCCTCGTGCCCGACCTCGTGCTCACGGCCAAGGGCATCGCGGGCGGCCTCCCGCTCGCGGGCGTGACCGGCCGCGCCGAGATCATGGACTCCGCGCTCCCCGGCGGGCTCGGCGGCACGTTCGGCGGCAACCCCGTCGCCGCGGCCGCCGCCGTGGCCGTGTTCGAGGCCATCGAGACGCACGGCCTGCTCGACGAGGCCACGCGCATCGGCGACCACCTGCACCGCGCGCTCACGGAGCTGCAGCGGGAGCACGACATCATCGGCGACGTGCGCGGCATCGGCGCCATGATCGCGATCGAGCTCGTGCAGCCGGGCACGGGGTCCACCACGAAGGAGCCGAACGCGGACGCGGTCGCGGCCATCGCGGCCCACTGCCACGCGCACGGGGTGATCATCCTCACCGCCGGCACGTACGGCAACGTGCTGCGCTTCCTGCCGAGCCTCGCGATCTCCGAGGAGCTGCTCGACGACGCCCTCGGCGTGATCGCCGACGCGTTCCGGGCGCTCTGA
- a CDS encoding transglutaminase-like domain-containing protein has product MSARGSADARVARRAAPGRAAARPRVPAGSRDPGRTLVPVVAIALLTGLAAAAFWPVYRDASFVRMAGVTLVVGALVAVAGARFRWGSAVVAGAILVAFLALGVPLAVPTGAVDGWRPTLAGLGELVEGASLGFVRLVTIALPVGDYQALLVPAFALVLLGSVIGVSVALRTRRPELAVIPSLVILVVAAALGPDRSQGPDAPDASGLLVPVALAWLAAALLWIARCRWRRRHRAVRRLGRQAGIPVESASDRRRSGTRAGASAVVVLAAALVAGVAATGAAPPDASRTGLRSTVEQPFDPREQASPLSSFRTYWKAPTADDTLLTVAGLPAGGRVRLAALDTYDGVVYGVGGARGSVDASRTGQASGTFARVPYRLDQTGVVGDDVTLDVVVGAYRGVWLPGAGRLERIAFAGDDGGRLADSFYYDDATATGAVIGGLTAGDAYEIEAVVASTPPLDALADERPGDAVAPRPTGVPDEVAARVEASTAAPDGATAGGADAGAGTSASPGAQLVAAISALRADGYVSHGVGDAPFSRSGHSAERIADLLTTRPMLGDAEQYAVAAALMADDLGFPVRVVMGFAPGEAAVRDAAGGPVPITGSDVTAWIEVDTASSGWVAVDPNPPARDVPDALPDEPTEVARPQTVLPPPVEEQAEPEDRTPPDAGRDDRPEVDPALQAVLAAARVAGWSLLGLGLAASPFLAVVGAKVRRRRRRRGAAAARDRVGGAWDEFRDGALDRGLMPPVAATRREVARLVGVGGARGLADVADESAFAPGDVPDPLADAAWRRVDELAARMDAGRTRRQRLRAMVSLASLRRARGSAARASVTRPEPRPPRR; this is encoded by the coding sequence GTGAGCGCGCGGGGATCCGCCGACGCCCGCGTCGCCCGCCGCGCGGCTCCCGGACGCGCCGCCGCCCGCCCCCGCGTCCCCGCCGGATCCCGCGACCCCGGCCGCACCCTCGTCCCCGTCGTCGCGATCGCGCTCCTCACCGGCCTGGCCGCCGCCGCCTTCTGGCCGGTCTACCGCGACGCGTCCTTCGTGCGGATGGCGGGCGTCACGCTCGTCGTCGGCGCGCTCGTCGCGGTCGCCGGCGCGCGGTTCCGCTGGGGGAGCGCGGTGGTCGCGGGCGCGATCCTCGTGGCCTTCCTCGCGCTCGGCGTGCCGCTCGCGGTTCCCACCGGCGCGGTCGACGGCTGGCGACCCACGCTCGCGGGCCTCGGCGAGCTCGTCGAGGGCGCGTCCCTGGGGTTCGTGCGGCTCGTGACCATCGCGCTCCCGGTCGGCGACTACCAGGCGCTCCTCGTGCCGGCGTTCGCGCTCGTGCTGCTCGGCTCCGTGATCGGCGTCTCCGTGGCGCTGCGCACCCGGCGGCCCGAGCTCGCGGTGATCCCCTCCCTCGTGATCCTCGTCGTCGCGGCCGCCCTCGGCCCCGACCGCAGCCAGGGCCCGGACGCGCCCGACGCCTCGGGCCTCCTCGTGCCGGTCGCGCTGGCCTGGCTCGCGGCCGCCCTGCTGTGGATCGCGCGCTGCCGCTGGCGCCGCCGCCACCGCGCGGTCCGTCGCCTCGGCCGGCAGGCGGGGATCCCCGTGGAGTCCGCGTCCGACCGACGCCGCTCGGGCACGCGCGCCGGCGCCTCCGCGGTCGTCGTGCTCGCCGCCGCCCTCGTCGCCGGCGTCGCCGCCACGGGCGCGGCCCCGCCCGACGCGTCCCGCACCGGCCTGCGGTCGACCGTGGAGCAGCCGTTCGACCCACGCGAGCAGGCCAGCCCGCTCTCGTCCTTCCGCACCTACTGGAAGGCGCCGACGGCGGACGACACGCTGCTGACCGTCGCCGGCCTCCCCGCCGGCGGCCGGGTGCGCCTGGCCGCGCTCGACACCTACGACGGCGTGGTCTACGGCGTCGGCGGCGCGCGCGGCAGCGTCGACGCGTCGCGCACCGGCCAGGCGTCCGGCACCTTCGCGCGCGTGCCGTACCGCCTCGACCAGACGGGCGTCGTCGGCGACGACGTCACGCTCGACGTCGTCGTGGGCGCCTACCGCGGCGTGTGGCTGCCGGGCGCGGGCCGCCTCGAGCGCATCGCGTTCGCGGGCGACGACGGCGGGCGCCTCGCCGACTCCTTCTACTACGACGACGCGACCGCCACCGGCGCCGTGATCGGCGGCCTGACCGCGGGCGACGCGTACGAGATCGAGGCCGTCGTCGCGTCCACCCCGCCGCTGGATGCGCTCGCCGACGAGCGGCCCGGCGACGCCGTGGCCCCGCGCCCCACGGGCGTCCCCGACGAGGTCGCGGCGCGCGTGGAGGCCTCCACCGCCGCCCCCGACGGCGCGACCGCGGGCGGCGCCGACGCGGGCGCCGGCACCTCCGCGTCGCCCGGCGCGCAGCTCGTCGCCGCGATCTCCGCCCTCCGCGCCGACGGCTACGTCAGCCACGGCGTCGGCGACGCGCCCTTCAGCCGGTCGGGCCACTCCGCCGAGCGGATCGCCGACCTCCTCACGACGCGCCCCATGCTGGGCGACGCGGAGCAGTACGCGGTCGCGGCCGCGCTCATGGCCGACGACCTCGGCTTCCCCGTCCGCGTCGTCATGGGCTTCGCGCCCGGCGAGGCCGCCGTGCGCGATGCGGCGGGCGGGCCGGTGCCGATCACGGGATCGGACGTCACGGCCTGGATCGAGGTCGACACGGCCTCCTCCGGCTGGGTCGCGGTGGATCCGAACCCGCCCGCCCGCGACGTGCCCGACGCGCTGCCCGACGAGCCCACCGAGGTCGCCCGCCCGCAGACCGTGCTGCCGCCGCCCGTCGAGGAGCAGGCCGAGCCCGAGGACCGCACGCCGCCGGACGCGGGACGCGACGACCGACCGGAGGTGGATCCCGCGCTCCAGGCCGTGCTCGCCGCCGCGCGCGTGGCCGGCTGGTCGCTGCTCGGGCTCGGGCTCGCGGCATCTCCCTTCCTCGCCGTGGTGGGCGCGAAGGTCCGGCGGCGCCGGCGACGCCGCGGGGCGGCCGCCGCGCGCGACCGGGTCGGCGGCGCGTGGGACGAGTTCCGCGACGGCGCGCTCGATCGCGGGCTCATGCCGCCCGTCGCCGCGACTCGACGCGAGGTGGCGCGGCTCGTGGGCGTCGGCGGCGCGCGGGGGCTCGCGGACGTGGCCGACGAGTCGGCGTTCGCGCCGGGCGACGTGCCGGATCCGCTCGCCGACGCCGCCTGGCGCCGCGTCGACGAGCTGGCCGCGCGCATGGACGCCGGGCGGACCCGTCGGCAGCGGCTCCGGGCGATGGTGTCGCTCGCGTCGCTGCGGCGGGCACGCGGGTCGGCCGCCCGGGCGTCGGTCACCCGTCCCGAGCCGCGTCCTCCGCGTCGCTGA
- a CDS encoding FtsK/SpoIIIE domain-containing protein — MDISPPPTPAPAPPPPFPVIGVAAPLVVSVAVWAVTRSPYALLFAALGPVVAVAGVADQRISGRRSARRVERESRAAVARLHAEVRARIAAARVALRTRAPSAREILDGSANPALLWRSDPGGDGALPLALGTGDVPSGLVWRGDPDARVPGADDRDGTGAVRGVLGRSARLPRTPRAAARARSSTAGPGAASPDGHVSAHGPARWADLVRWIPDAPVLVPAAGGLGLRGAPALVAPVLRGVVVQLVHALPPDDLRILSRPVGPDWDWLERLPHASEGLREERTVAPDPASAGGPPGEPGSSVIRLALGAREVVLAAATRVESLPAACRTVLDVRTPGTARILAADAVPASADALAPAPSIEPAASGLPPEGDGDGIPAPRLTRTGLVRPDLVSRTEVERLADELADVARRRGLAAARTPLPARVPFAELPAGCGSAHRPGTLAAVVGIGHGGPVAVDLVADGPHAVVAGTTGSGKSELLVTWMAALAAAHPPEEVTVLLVDFKGGAAFDPLLVLPHAVGLVTDLDGQGAQRALESLRAEVRHRERILRDAGARDVDDPAAAGVLPRLVIVVDELAALLADQDGLHEVVADIAARGRSLGMHLVLCTQRPAGVVRDAVLANCDLRLSLRVNNEADSRALFGTVEAAGLADAPVGRCLVGAHGAPARPFQVAVTTSDDLACIAAAHATSAPVRRPWLDPLPASVPLAALAAHPPLLRPRSTTAAGAPVVPFALVDLPPEQRRATAAWCPATDGHLLVVGGPGSGRSTCLRTIRASADAAGVAVLQVPADAEGCWDAIAAVVARIRDPRAPRDPLLVLADDLDVAVSRLEAEHQAALLEGLAAVVREGPHAGVALAAAARRAGGPLQGVAAAAGPPVILALPMRQEHVLAGGESRLFDSRATPGAGEWRGERIQVATPPELPTSPSRPAGAARPPVRARPAPRAVLAADAVHALVTPSPVAAVARLVQAGADAVEVARIPPGWSTDQPFPGAVADAVGTRAAAHDGGMRATRIRVVVGDPDSWLVRGPLLADLRRTGDVVLEGCTPRDVRTLLRVRAVPPPLAPIPGRAWRVTPDGDVRRCSWPPVAPASPVAPEPDSEPEPGPGRPAPARAPAPTPAAASRPAQPAGISR; from the coding sequence GTGGACATCTCCCCGCCCCCGACGCCGGCGCCCGCGCCGCCGCCCCCGTTCCCCGTGATCGGCGTCGCGGCGCCCCTGGTGGTCAGCGTCGCCGTCTGGGCGGTCACGCGCTCGCCGTACGCGCTGCTGTTCGCGGCGCTGGGGCCCGTCGTCGCCGTCGCGGGCGTGGCCGACCAGCGCATCTCCGGCCGCCGCTCGGCCCGCCGCGTCGAGCGCGAGTCCCGCGCCGCCGTCGCGCGCCTGCACGCCGAGGTGCGGGCGCGCATCGCGGCCGCCCGCGTCGCCCTCCGCACGCGGGCGCCGTCCGCGCGCGAGATCCTCGACGGCAGCGCCAACCCCGCGCTCCTCTGGCGGTCGGACCCGGGCGGCGACGGCGCGCTCCCCCTCGCGCTCGGCACGGGCGACGTGCCGAGCGGTCTCGTCTGGCGGGGCGATCCGGACGCGCGCGTGCCGGGCGCCGACGACCGGGACGGGACCGGGGCTGTCCGCGGCGTGCTGGGGCGGAGCGCCCGGCTGCCCCGGACCCCGCGTGCCGCGGCGCGTGCCCGCTCCTCGACGGCGGGGCCGGGCGCTGCCTCGCCGGACGGCCACGTCTCGGCCCACGGCCCCGCGCGGTGGGCGGATCTCGTCCGCTGGATCCCCGACGCCCCCGTCCTCGTCCCCGCCGCGGGCGGCCTCGGGCTGCGCGGGGCCCCCGCCCTGGTCGCGCCCGTGCTCCGGGGCGTCGTCGTCCAGCTCGTGCACGCCCTCCCGCCCGACGACCTCCGCATCCTCTCCCGCCCGGTCGGGCCCGACTGGGACTGGCTCGAGCGGCTCCCGCACGCATCCGAGGGGCTCCGCGAGGAGCGGACCGTCGCGCCCGACCCGGCCTCGGCGGGCGGCCCACCGGGGGAGCCGGGGTCCTCGGTCATCCGCCTGGCGCTCGGCGCGCGGGAGGTCGTGCTCGCCGCGGCGACGCGGGTCGAGTCGCTCCCGGCCGCGTGCCGCACGGTGCTCGACGTCCGGACCCCGGGCACGGCGCGGATCCTCGCGGCCGACGCCGTCCCTGCCTCCGCCGACGCCCTCGCCCCCGCGCCCTCCATTGAACCGGCGGCATCCGGCCTCCCACCCGAGGGCGACGGCGACGGGATCCCGGCGCCGCGCCTCACCCGCACCGGCCTCGTGCGGCCCGACCTCGTGTCGCGCACGGAGGTGGAGCGCCTCGCCGACGAGCTCGCCGACGTCGCCCGCCGACGCGGGCTCGCGGCCGCGCGGACCCCGCTCCCGGCGCGCGTGCCCTTCGCGGAGCTGCCCGCCGGCTGTGGATCCGCGCACCGGCCGGGCACCCTGGCCGCGGTCGTCGGCATCGGGCACGGCGGCCCGGTCGCCGTCGACCTCGTCGCGGACGGCCCCCACGCGGTCGTCGCGGGCACCACGGGCAGCGGCAAGAGCGAGCTCCTCGTCACGTGGATGGCGGCGCTCGCCGCAGCGCATCCGCCGGAGGAGGTCACGGTTCTCCTCGTCGACTTCAAGGGCGGCGCGGCCTTCGATCCGCTGCTCGTCCTGCCGCACGCCGTGGGCCTCGTCACCGACCTCGACGGCCAGGGCGCGCAGCGCGCGCTGGAGAGCCTGCGCGCGGAGGTCCGGCACCGGGAGCGCATCCTCCGCGACGCCGGCGCCCGCGACGTCGACGACCCCGCCGCAGCGGGCGTCCTGCCGCGCCTCGTCATCGTCGTCGACGAGCTGGCCGCCCTCCTCGCCGACCAGGACGGCCTGCACGAGGTCGTCGCCGACATCGCCGCCCGGGGCAGGTCGCTCGGCATGCACCTCGTGCTCTGCACGCAGCGGCCCGCGGGCGTCGTGCGCGACGCGGTGCTCGCCAACTGCGACCTCCGGCTCTCGCTCCGCGTCAACAACGAGGCCGACAGCCGGGCGCTCTTCGGCACCGTCGAGGCGGCCGGTCTCGCCGACGCGCCCGTGGGCCGGTGCCTCGTCGGGGCGCACGGCGCGCCGGCGCGCCCGTTCCAGGTGGCGGTCACGACGTCGGACGACCTCGCGTGCATCGCCGCGGCCCACGCCACGTCGGCCCCGGTCCGGCGTCCGTGGCTGGATCCGCTGCCCGCCTCCGTCCCGCTCGCCGCCCTCGCCGCGCACCCGCCGCTCCTGCGACCCCGATCCACGACCGCCGCCGGCGCACCCGTCGTCCCGTTCGCCCTCGTCGACCTGCCCCCGGAGCAGCGGCGGGCGACCGCCGCGTGGTGCCCGGCGACGGACGGGCACCTGCTCGTCGTCGGCGGCCCGGGATCCGGCCGCAGCACGTGCCTGCGCACCATCCGCGCGTCGGCCGACGCCGCCGGCGTCGCGGTGCTGCAGGTGCCGGCGGACGCGGAGGGCTGCTGGGACGCGATCGCCGCCGTCGTCGCCCGCATCCGCGACCCGCGCGCCCCGCGCGATCCGCTCCTCGTGCTGGCCGACGACCTCGACGTCGCCGTCTCCCGCCTCGAGGCCGAGCACCAGGCCGCCCTGCTCGAGGGGCTGGCCGCGGTCGTCCGGGAGGGGCCGCATGCCGGGGTGGCGCTCGCCGCCGCGGCTCGACGCGCGGGCGGGCCGCTCCAGGGCGTGGCGGCCGCGGCGGGTCCGCCCGTGATCCTCGCGCTGCCGATGCGGCAGGAGCACGTGCTGGCCGGCGGCGAGAGCCGCCTCTTCGACTCCCGGGCGACGCCCGGCGCGGGCGAGTGGCGCGGCGAGCGGATCCAGGTGGCCACGCCGCCCGAGCTGCCGACGTCGCCGTCGCGGCCCGCCGGGGCGGCCCGTCCTCCGGTGCGCGCGCGCCCCGCGCCCCGCGCGGTCCTCGCCGCGGACGCCGTCCACGCGCTCGTCACCCCGTCGCCCGTCGCCGCCGTCGCGCGCCTCGTGCAGGCGGGGGCCGACGCCGTCGAGGTCGCCCGGATCCCCCCGGGATGGTCGACGGATCAGCCGTTCCCCGGCGCCGTCGCCGACGCCGTCGGGACCCGCGCCGCCGCGCACGACGGCGGGATGCGCGCGACGCGCATCCGGGTCGTGGTCGGGGATCCCGACTCCTGGCTGGTGCGCGGCCCGCTCCTCGCCGACCTCCGTCGCACCGGCGACGTCGTCCTGGAGGGCTGCACCCCGCGTGACGTGCGCACGCTGCTCCGCGTCCGCGCGGTGCCGCCGCCCCTCGCGCCGATCCCCGGCCGGGCCTGGCGCGTCACCCCCGACGGCGACGTGCGTCGCTGCTCGTGGCCGCCGGTCGCGCCCGCGTCACCTGTCGCCCCGGAGCCGGATTCGGAGCCGGAGCCGGGGCCGGGGCGACCGGCACCGGCACGCGCACCGGCACCGACGCCCGCGGCCGCGTCCCGCCCGGCGCAGCCCGCCGGGATCAGCCGATGA
- a CDS encoding asparaginase gives MGASVETIPVQGAVELAVLDRSGFVESRHIGAAVVLSGEGEELRAVGDVASPVFPRSSMKPFQALAVLASGAELTEEEHVLATASHAATARHVEVVRGILAKAGLDESALRCPADWPLDRAARDELVRAGIPASPVYMNCSGKHAAMLLACTTNGWSTEDYLHPDHPLQVRIRDVVERFTGERIATTGIDGCGAPVHAMSLTALARGIHRIATSAPGSPFALYRHAAALTAAVRAQGWAIDGPGRANTVVIERLGLFAKGGAEGIMIMTAPDGTTVASKTLDGSLRASTIVALELLAEAGAITRDDVERVRPELDLTVLGGGVPVGEIRVSPALIG, from the coding sequence ATGGGGGCGTCCGTCGAGACCATCCCCGTCCAGGGCGCCGTGGAGCTCGCGGTCCTCGACCGCAGCGGCTTCGTGGAGTCGCGCCACATCGGCGCGGCCGTCGTGCTGTCGGGCGAGGGCGAGGAGCTGCGCGCGGTCGGCGACGTCGCGAGCCCCGTCTTCCCGCGCTCGAGCATGAAGCCGTTCCAGGCCCTCGCCGTGCTGGCGAGCGGCGCGGAGCTCACCGAGGAGGAGCACGTGCTCGCCACGGCCAGCCACGCGGCGACCGCCCGGCACGTGGAGGTGGTGCGCGGGATCCTCGCGAAGGCCGGGCTCGACGAGTCCGCGCTGCGCTGCCCCGCCGACTGGCCGCTCGACCGGGCCGCGCGCGACGAGCTCGTGCGCGCCGGGATCCCCGCCTCCCCCGTGTACATGAACTGCTCCGGCAAGCACGCCGCGATGCTGCTCGCCTGCACGACCAACGGCTGGTCGACCGAGGACTACCTGCACCCGGACCACCCCTTGCAGGTGCGGATCCGCGACGTGGTCGAGCGCTTCACGGGCGAGCGGATCGCCACCACCGGCATCGACGGGTGCGGCGCCCCCGTGCACGCGATGTCGCTCACGGCGCTGGCCCGCGGGATCCACCGCATCGCGACCTCCGCGCCCGGCTCGCCGTTCGCGCTGTACCGGCACGCCGCCGCGCTGACCGCGGCGGTGCGCGCCCAGGGCTGGGCGATCGACGGACCCGGCCGCGCGAACACCGTCGTGATCGAGCGGCTCGGCCTGTTCGCCAAGGGCGGGGCCGAGGGGATCATGATCATGACCGCCCCCGACGGCACGACCGTGGCCTCGAAGACGCTCGACGGGAGCCTCAGGGCCTCCACCATCGTGGCGCTCGAGCTGCTGGCCGAGGCGGGCGCGATCACGCGGGACGACGTGGAGCGCGTGCGCCCCGAGCTCGACCTCACGGTGCTCGGGGGCGGCGTGCCCGTCGGCGAGATCCGGGTGTCGCCGGCGCTCATCGGCTGA
- a CDS encoding AAA family ATPase: protein MTMTADEARAFQEEFARLVRNVEGVLLGKSHVVRLAFTAMVTGGHLLLEDVPGTGKTSLARAMAQTVDGTHSRVQFTPDVLPGDITGVSVYDQRTGDFEFHRGPVFASIVLADEINRASPKTQSALLEVMEEGRVTVDGTPYDVGHPFMVIATQNPIEQAGTYALPEAQLDRFLLRTSIGYPDHESMLRILQGASVSAHDVTLAPVASAAAVRALQERAGTVHVDPAVADYVVRLVDATRTAPEVRLGASVRGALALVRASRTWAAADGRHYVVPDDVKALAEPVLAHRLLLDPEAEFDGVTPTSVLSQILIDTAPPRDGHAGAPGTDAGAGARAAGAHAAGARPGG from the coding sequence ATGACGATGACCGCAGACGAGGCCCGCGCCTTCCAGGAGGAGTTCGCGCGGCTGGTGCGCAACGTCGAGGGCGTGCTGCTCGGGAAGTCGCACGTCGTGCGCCTCGCCTTCACGGCCATGGTCACGGGCGGGCACCTGCTGCTCGAGGACGTGCCCGGCACCGGCAAGACCTCGCTGGCGCGCGCCATGGCGCAGACCGTCGACGGCACGCACAGCCGCGTGCAGTTCACGCCCGACGTGCTGCCCGGCGACATCACGGGCGTCAGCGTCTACGACCAGCGCACGGGCGACTTCGAGTTCCACCGCGGGCCGGTCTTCGCGAGCATCGTGCTGGCCGACGAGATCAACCGCGCGAGCCCGAAGACCCAGTCGGCGCTCCTCGAGGTGATGGAGGAGGGCCGCGTCACGGTCGACGGCACGCCGTATGACGTGGGGCACCCGTTCATGGTCATCGCCACCCAGAACCCCATCGAGCAGGCCGGCACCTACGCGCTGCCCGAGGCGCAGCTCGACCGGTTCCTGCTGCGCACGTCCATCGGGTACCCCGACCACGAGTCGATGCTGCGGATCCTGCAGGGCGCGTCCGTCAGCGCGCACGACGTGACGCTCGCGCCCGTCGCGTCGGCCGCCGCCGTGCGGGCGCTGCAGGAGCGCGCGGGGACCGTGCACGTGGATCCCGCGGTCGCCGACTACGTGGTGCGCCTCGTCGACGCGACCCGCACCGCGCCCGAGGTGCGGCTGGGCGCGAGCGTGCGCGGCGCCCTCGCGCTCGTGCGCGCGTCCCGCACGTGGGCCGCCGCAGACGGCCGGCACTACGTGGTGCCCGACGACGTGAAGGCGCTCGCCGAGCCCGTGCTCGCGCACCGCCTGCTGCTGGATCCCGAGGCCGAGTTCGACGGCGTCACGCCCACGAGCGTGCTGTCCCAGATCCTGATCGACACCGCGCCGCCGCGCGACGGCCACGCGGGGGCGCCGGGGACCGACGCGGGCGCGGGCGCGCGGGCCGCGGGCGCGCACGCCGCCGGCGCGCGGCCGGGCGGATGA